A portion of the Symphalangus syndactylus isolate Jambi chromosome 13, NHGRI_mSymSyn1-v2.1_pri, whole genome shotgun sequence genome contains these proteins:
- the RPL18A gene encoding large ribosomal subunit protein eL20 encodes MKASGTLREYKVVGRCLPTPKCHTPPLYRMRIFAPNHVVAKSRFWYFVSQLKKMKKSSGEIVYCGQVFEKSPLRVKNFGIWLRYDSRSGTHNMYREYRDLTTAGAVTQCYRDMGARHRARAHSIQIMKVEEIAASKCRRPAVKQFHDSKIKFPLPHRVLRRQHKPRFTTKRPNTFF; translated from the exons ATGAAGGCCTCGGGCACA CTACGAGAGTACAAGGTAGTGGGTCGCTGCCTGCCCACCCCCAAATGCCACACACCGCCCCTCTACCGCATGCGAATCTTTGCACCTAATCATGTCGTCGCCAAGTCCCGCTTCTGGTACTTCGTATCTCagttaaagaaaatgaagaagtctTCAGGGGAGATTGTCTACTGTGGTCAG GTGTTTGAGAAGTCCCCCCTGCGGGTGAAGAACTTTGGGATCTGGCTGCGCTATGACTCCCGGAGCGGCACCCACAACATGTACCGGGAATACCGGGACCTGACCACCGCAGGCGCTGTCACCCAGTGCT ACCGAGACATGGGTGCCCGGCACCGCGCCCGGGCCCACTCCATTCAAATCATGAAGGTGGAGGAGATCGCAGCCAGCAAGTGCCGCCGGCCGGCTGTCAAGCAGTTCCAC gACTCCAAGATCAAGTTCCCGCTGCCCCACCGGGTCCTGCGCCGTCAGCACAAGCCACGCTTCACCACCAAGAGGCCCAACACCTTCTTCTAG